One region of Corvus moneduloides isolate bCorMon1 chromosome 15, bCorMon1.pri, whole genome shotgun sequence genomic DNA includes:
- the UBTD2 gene encoding ubiquitin domain-containing protein 2 isoform X1 encodes MGGCVGSHHDSSGSLNENSDGTGVALGRNQPLKKEKPKWKSDYPMTDGQLRSKRDEFWDTAPAFEGRKEIWDALKAAAHAFESNDHELAQAIIDGANITLPHGALTECYDELGNRYQLPVYCLAPPINMIEEKGDLETLDIPDPPPNSGHECQLRLRLSTGKDLKLLVRSMDTVYHMKRRLHAVEGVEPGSQRWFFSGRPLADKMKLEELKIPKDYVVQVIVSQPLANPTPVEN; translated from the exons TGGCTCTCGGTCGTAACCAACCGCTGAAGAAAGAGAAGCCCAAATGGAAGAGCGATTACCCCATGACGGACGGGCAGCTCCGCAGTAAGAGGGATGAGTTTTGGGACACAGCCCCGGCCTTCGAGGGCCGCAAGGAGATTTGGGATGCCCTCAAGGCTGCTGCCCACGCCTTCGAGAGCAACGACCACGAACTGGCACAAGCAATCATTGATGGTGCAAACATAACACTACCACATG GTGCTCTTACGGAGTGTTACGATGAACTGGGCAACCGCTACCAGCTCCCCGTCTACTGCCTTGCCCCACCCATCAACATGATCGAGGAGAAGGGTGACCTGGAGACTCTGGATATTCCTGACCCCCCTCCCAATTCCGGGCACGAGTGCCAGCTCCGCCTGCGCCTGTCCACAGGCAAAGACCTCAAGCTGCTGGTCCGCAGCATGGACACCGTGTACCACATGAAGCGGCGGCTGCACGCCGTGGAGGGAGTGGAGCCGGGCAGCCAGCGCTGGTTCTTCTCTGGGAGGCCCCTGGCAGACAAAATGAAACTGGAGGAGCTGAAAATCCCAAAGGACTACGTGGTGCAAGTCATTGTGAGCCAGCCCTTAGCAAATCCCACCCCGGTGGAAAACTGA
- the UBTD2 gene encoding ubiquitin domain-containing protein 2 isoform X2: protein MTDGQLRSKRDEFWDTAPAFEGRKEIWDALKAAAHAFESNDHELAQAIIDGANITLPHGALTECYDELGNRYQLPVYCLAPPINMIEEKGDLETLDIPDPPPNSGHECQLRLRLSTGKDLKLLVRSMDTVYHMKRRLHAVEGVEPGSQRWFFSGRPLADKMKLEELKIPKDYVVQVIVSQPLANPTPVEN from the exons ATGACGGACGGGCAGCTCCGCAGTAAGAGGGATGAGTTTTGGGACACAGCCCCGGCCTTCGAGGGCCGCAAGGAGATTTGGGATGCCCTCAAGGCTGCTGCCCACGCCTTCGAGAGCAACGACCACGAACTGGCACAAGCAATCATTGATGGTGCAAACATAACACTACCACATG GTGCTCTTACGGAGTGTTACGATGAACTGGGCAACCGCTACCAGCTCCCCGTCTACTGCCTTGCCCCACCCATCAACATGATCGAGGAGAAGGGTGACCTGGAGACTCTGGATATTCCTGACCCCCCTCCCAATTCCGGGCACGAGTGCCAGCTCCGCCTGCGCCTGTCCACAGGCAAAGACCTCAAGCTGCTGGTCCGCAGCATGGACACCGTGTACCACATGAAGCGGCGGCTGCACGCCGTGGAGGGAGTGGAGCCGGGCAGCCAGCGCTGGTTCTTCTCTGGGAGGCCCCTGGCAGACAAAATGAAACTGGAGGAGCTGAAAATCCCAAAGGACTACGTGGTGCAAGTCATTGTGAGCCAGCCCTTAGCAAATCCCACCCCGGTGGAAAACTGA